The segment GGGGCTGAACTCAGCATGCGACGCGCCCTGGAGGATGCCTGTCTTCGCCCTGCCGACATCGGAGCCATCAATGCGCATGGCACCGGAACCTTTGCCGGCGATCTTGCCGAAGCTGCTGCCTTGCGAAGTCTCTTTGGCAATAACCGTGTCCCGGTTTCCAGCGTTAAGGGAGCCATCGGTCATACCATGGCCGCGGCCGGTGCGTTGGAGGCCATTGTGGCACTTAAGACTTGCACCACGGGCATCATTCCTCCCACGGTTAATCTAACTGAACCGGGCGAAGGCTGCGAACTTCACCATGTGATCGGCAAACCCATCAGTGCCGCAGCCCAAACTGTTTTGTCGGTTTCCTTTGGGATGGGCGGGCAGAATGCAGCGCTTATACTTGCGAATGTATCGAGTTGAATGGATATGAAAGACCAAAACATTTTGGATGTCGTTTCGGCATCGGTTCGCACCACACTCGGCCTCAGAGATAACGAACCGGTCCGACCTGACCAACTGCTCTTTTATGACTTTGCCTTCACCTCCATGGACATGCTCGATTTGATGTTCCGGATGGAGGAACATTTCAAAATCATGATTCCTGAAGAAACCTTATATGGATTGGCAAAAGGTGATCTCGCAGAAAATGAGTTTGCCAATGAAGGAGTGCTGACAACAACGGGCCGGGAACGTTTGATGAGTCTTTTGCACGATTCGCCTCGGGAGATTTTTCCAGAGCGCATCCATGTGAAAACTTTTCCCCGATATTGCACCGTCGGGGCCATGGTCCGACTGGTGGAACATCAAATTACAATCAAAGAACAAGTCAGATGTTCGAGTTGATTCAATCCATCTCCGTCCAAGCTGAAGCAGGCAGAGCCTCCGGCAAGGCGTCCGTGCCTGCCGATCATCCGTTGTTGGCCGATCATTTTCCCGGCATGCCGATCCTGCCGGGTTCATTTCTCGTGGAGTTGGCTTCGCAGATTGCCGGCCCGCTGGCAGAAGAGGTGGTCAAGCTTCATCATGGCTTTGATCGTTGGGCCATTCCCGGAATGATTCGGAATCTAAAATTCCTCGGTCCGTCCAGCTTGCCTTCCCAACTTTCAATTTCCGTAGCAGTCCTCCGCCATGAGGCCTCGAATGTCCTGCTTGATGTTACGGCGGAACAAAATTCCGAGCTGATTCTGCGGGGCGAATTGGTCATGATGATGATTGAAACTTCTTCAGCCTGGGACGAAGCAATCACGGCACGCAACAATCGCTTGGCGAAATGGAAAGCTGCCTCATGACCGGCACAAAACCAATCCAACATCCCCTTTCACCTGCAGATGCCTTTTTTGTGGCCTATCAGCAAGGCTCGGGAATCCTCATGCAACTCGGCTTTGAACTGGAACTTGAGGGCGCGATAAGACGAACGGACCTGGAAGGCATGCTTCTACATCTGGTTGGCCGCTGGCCACAATTAGGACAGAAAGTTCGCCATCAAGGTCTGGGACTTGTCTGGGATGGCGCTTGTCATGTGGAAGAAATGTTGAATGTGGCATCGGATGAGGCGCTGCTGAAAGAATGGCGCAATCTGCCGTTGGACCCATTTTGTGAACCGCCCTTTCAACTTCTATGGTTCGCTAACAGCCAAACACATCGACTGGTGGTGCGCGCCCACCATGCCGTGATGGATGGTGAAGCAATGTTGACAGTATATTTGGAAATGATGAGATTTTTGTCTCGTTCAGTGGGGGGACAGTCCTTGCTTCCCCCAGTGGCAGTACTACCTGCAAAACCGATGAGCGCGGTCGAGTTACTCGCTCCGCTTTGTTCTTCAGAAGCGTGGGATCACCTCCGACGCATGTCCAGGCAAGCAAAAGCTAATGTCTCAGCTCGCCTTGCCGTACGCAGCTACGCTCCCGGACCGACTGCCACCTGCGAGCGGTTGTTGGAGGGAGAGGGTCTCAAAATGCTGTCAGAGTTGGCTGCGATCAACCGAACCCAACCACTCTGGCTCTGCGCCGCAGCCTGGATGCGATCGCTCAATGGTTGGAATCGAGCCTCCAACAAAGGATCCAATCCAATCATTTCTTTGGAGTTTCCAGTGAGCTTGCGCCGCCACAAGGCTTCCCGTGAACTTCTCGGAAATCTGGTTTCCCCGTTGATTCTGTCTGGCGATGCGACCCAATGCGTGGGCACGCTTGCCAACGCGCTTAAGCGGCAGTTCATCGGCGCGATTCGTCAACGTCAGCATCTGGCGTTGCCGCAGCTTATGTGTCCGTTGCGCTTTTTGCCTTGGACATTGTTTCGTCGCCTGGTCATGACACCCCTCGCCACCGGCGCGGCCACCAGCCACTTTACATGGCACGAAAATGAAAACGATCGCTCCTCCAATGTATCGGAATGGTCCCATGGCCGCCTGCAAATCACAAATCGTCGTATCTACACACCGGTCTGCCTGCATATGGGAACCGCCCTCGTAGTGGTATCCACAAATAATTCGCTGCTATTCTCCATCACGTATCGGCTGAGCGCACTTTCTGCTGAAGATGCCGACAAACTCGCCGACTTGCTACAGGCCGAACTCATGCGCTCACCCATGGCACTGACACACCAGGATGCAAACTAAGCGTCAGTCGCATGTCATCATCATTGGCGCCGGCCCGGCGGGGCTCGGAGTTGCCGCTTGTCTCGCCCGGAAGGATATCCCATTTACACTGCTGGAACGCGGTCCCGCCATCCTCACTGGACTCCGACAGGTAGATCCGGCGATGACTCTTCTCTCCCCTGCCCGACTTTCCCGCTTGCCTGGTATGGAATTGGAAAAGGGAACTCCAACCTATCTAAGATTCAGTGATCTGCTGAGTGAACTGCAATGCTACGTCCAGCAAAACAATCTTTCAGTTCGCACAGATTCCGAGGTCGTTTCAATCCGGCATGGTTCCGAAGGTTTTTCGGTGCAACTCAGAAGCTCGGCCGGCATCACCGAAAGCATCCTTGGTAGCCATGTTATTAACGCCACGGGAATCATCAGTGCCCCACAACTCCCTGAAAACTTTAATCCCGCAGAATGTTCCTTTCGCTGGCTGCACAGTTTGGAAACCCGCATCTCGCATCTCAAATCTTCCCGTCGTCTCCTCGTCGTTGGCGGGGGTCCATCAGCGGCTGAGGTGCTGAACAACTGGCTCGAAGTAAGACGTGATGAAGATCGCACCTGGCTTTCCTTGCGCTCCCCACTGGTTGCCCTGCCGCACCGGGTCTTTGGCATCGATGTGCATTACTTCGGCTGGCTGCCGGAACACTTTCCAACCCGGTTTCTTGGAAATCGATCCATTACGGTTCGGGAACCAATGCTTGGCCGTGAGATTCCGCGCGCCATCAACCGCGGCCGGATCAGCCGTGTAGCAGCCGTTCTACGCTATGAGGGCAGCGGAGTAATCATGAAAGATGCCACTCAATTAGAACCCGACCTGGTGGTATTTGCCACCGGCTTTAGTTACTCATCCAGCCACTTGGGCGACCTCGTTGATTACAATGCATTGGGACAACCCATTGCGCGCGCTTGTGAAAGCACCCGCACGCGACGCCTTTACCTTTTGGGGCTTCCCCGTGGAAGAACTTTTGCCTCGCACTATCTGCGTGGGACCGCACGCGATTCTGAATACGTGGCCAAACGCATCATGAAGGATCAACCATGAAAACGGCTCAGGTAATCGGCTTTGGGGGAGTGGACCGAATTCAAATCATTGATGTGCCCGCTCCCAAGCCGGGCATAGGTGAGGTGCTGATCCGTATCAAAGCATGTGGTCTCAATGGTTCCGACATTTTGCAGCGTGAAGGAATTTATCCTGGCGGACCGAAGCCCCCCTTCTTTCCGGGATCAGAGGCGGCTGGCATCGTGGAGATGCATGGCAGCGGCGTAAATGGGCCACCAATTGGAACAGCAGTCACCTTTCTGACCAGCGGTGGAGCGCACGCCGAGTTCGCAACGGTCAAAGCTGATAGCTGCATTCCATTGCCGGAAACGTTGACCTTCGTCGAAGGGGCTGCGTTTCCTGTTCACTATCTGACAGCCTATCATGCGCTCACTACCGTGGCTCATGCCAAACCGGGAGAAACTGTTGTAATCCACGCTGCTGCGGGTGGCTTGGGTACGGCAGCTGTCCAGATCGCCCGGATATTAGGGCTCAAAATCCTCGCCACTGCCTCCACTCCTGAAAAACGCAGACGTGTAGTCGAACTCGGTGCCGACTTAGCGGTCGATTACTCAGACTTCGAATCCGCATGCCGCGATCTGACAGGCGGGAACGGCCCGGCACTTATCCTCGACTCCATTGGTGGTGATATCTTTCGCCGCAGTCTCGCACTCCTGCCTCCGCTTGGCCGTTTAGTGGTGATGAGTATTTCCAGCAATGAAACACCAAAAATTGACGCGGCATCATTATTGTTCCGCTCCAAGTCGGTCTCCGGTATTCACCTGAGTGCATTGCTGACTCAACGCGAGTTAATCCGCAGATCGTTGGAAGAACTGATGAATTGGATTGGCGCAGGAAAAATAAGGATTCAAGTTGGACACACCCTGCCATTGGCTTCTCTCCGTGAAGCCCACACGCTTCTGGCCAGCCGCAAAAGCTATGGGAAAATTGTTCTAACGACCTGAGGCATGGAGCATCTTGGTTGACAAAAGACGGCGAGAACCAGGAGCCGAAGCTCGAAGGCTCCAACTTAGCACTGTTCCAATCAAGTTT is part of the Pedosphaera parvula Ellin514 genome and harbors:
- a CDS encoding acyl carrier protein, which encodes MKDQNILDVVSASVRTTLGLRDNEPVRPDQLLFYDFAFTSMDMLDLMFRMEEHFKIMIPEETLYGLAKGDLAENEFANEGVLTTTGRERLMSLLHDSPREIFPERIHVKTFPRYCTVGAMVRLVEHQITIKEQVRCSS
- a CDS encoding beta-hydroxyacyl-ACP dehydratase; translated protein: MFELIQSISVQAEAGRASGKASVPADHPLLADHFPGMPILPGSFLVELASQIAGPLAEEVVKLHHGFDRWAIPGMIRNLKFLGPSSLPSQLSISVAVLRHEASNVLLDVTAEQNSELILRGELVMMMIETSSAWDEAITARNNRLAKWKAAS
- a CDS encoding NAD(P)-binding domain-containing protein, yielding MQTKRQSHVIIIGAGPAGLGVAACLARKDIPFTLLERGPAILTGLRQVDPAMTLLSPARLSRLPGMELEKGTPTYLRFSDLLSELQCYVQQNNLSVRTDSEVVSIRHGSEGFSVQLRSSAGITESILGSHVINATGIISAPQLPENFNPAECSFRWLHSLETRISHLKSSRRLLVVGGGPSAAEVLNNWLEVRRDEDRTWLSLRSPLVALPHRVFGIDVHYFGWLPEHFPTRFLGNRSITVREPMLGREIPRAINRGRISRVAAVLRYEGSGVIMKDATQLEPDLVVFATGFSYSSSHLGDLVDYNALGQPIARACESTRTRRLYLLGLPRGRTFASHYLRGTARDSEYVAKRIMKDQP
- a CDS encoding quinone oxidoreductase family protein, with the translated sequence MKTAQVIGFGGVDRIQIIDVPAPKPGIGEVLIRIKACGLNGSDILQREGIYPGGPKPPFFPGSEAAGIVEMHGSGVNGPPIGTAVTFLTSGGAHAEFATVKADSCIPLPETLTFVEGAAFPVHYLTAYHALTTVAHAKPGETVVIHAAAGGLGTAAVQIARILGLKILATASTPEKRRRVVELGADLAVDYSDFESACRDLTGGNGPALILDSIGGDIFRRSLALLPPLGRLVVMSISSNETPKIDAASLLFRSKSVSGIHLSALLTQRELIRRSLEELMNWIGAGKIRIQVGHTLPLASLREAHTLLASRKSYGKIVLTT